The segment TATGAATGGCTATGGCGGAACAATCCTACGTGTAAATCTTACCGATGGAAAAATCACCAAAGAGCCCACACCTGCCCAATTGGCACGCGATTTTATCGGTGGGCGTGGTTTCGGTATATATTTCTTATTTAAAGAAGTCCCCAAACACGTTGACGCGCTTGGTCCTGAGAACAAGCTCATCATCTCCACTGGTCCTCTTTCCGGTATGCTTGCCCCTGGTGGCGGAAAATGCGATTGGACAACCAAGAGCCCCCTTACCGGAGGCTATGCCGACGCTTCCATGGGGGGTCATTTCACTGCCGAGATGAAATATGCTGGTCTGGATACAATCATCCTGGAAGGCATCAGCCCCAAGCCAGTCTACCTGTTCATCGATAACGACAAAATCCAGCTGCTCGATGCTGCAGCCTTTTGGGGCAAGGGTGCCATTGATGTAGAGGTGGAGCTCAAGCACAAATACGGAGAGGAATATCAGGTGGCTGCCATCGGACCGGGTGGTGAAAACCAGGTCCTGTACGCTTGCATTAACCATGATTATGGTCGTCAGGCCGGGCGCGGTGGTGTGGGAGCCGTCATGGGCAGCAAGAAAGTAAAAGCCATCGTCCTGCATGGCACCAAATCAGTGGTCGTCGCAGACCCCGAGAATTACCACAAGGCTGGCCTGGCGCTCTACAAAGCCTGCAAGGATGCTGAAGGCCTGGCGGAGTGGTCACGTTATGGCACCACGGTGGTGACGAGCTGGTGCAACGAGGTGGGTGCCCTGCCAACCCGCAATTTCAGTGCTGGCTCGTTTGAGGGTATTGACCAGATCAACGGGCAGGCTATGCGCAAGGAAATCGTCATCACCGACAAGGGCTGCTTCGGATGCCCCTCCCCGTGCGGTAAGTACTCCAATATGAAACGCTACAACACCCAGGTGGAAGGCCCCGAGTATGAGACGATTGGCTTGATGGGATCCAACCTGGGGATCGCCGATATCCAGGTCGTGGGCGAGGCGAATCGCCTGGCAGACGATATGGGGATTGATTCGATCAGTGCCGGTAGCTGTATCGCCTGGGCAATGGAATGCTACGAAAAAGGTATCCTGACCAAGGCAGATACGGATGGCCTCGAGCTTAAATTCGGGAATGCGGATGCTGTCTTTACGCTGATCAAGAAGATCGGCCATCGTGAAGGAAAGCTCGGCGAGCTGCTCGCTCTGGGAGTCAATCGTGCCTCTCAGCAGGTTGGCCAAGGCAGCGAGAAATTCGCCATCCATGTTAAAGGCATGGAACAGTCAGCCTATGCCACCCACAACGCCACCGCCATGTTGCTGGCATATATGACCTGTGATGTAGGCGCTCACCATAACCGCTCCTGGGCCATTACCTACGACCTGCAGGTGGGGCGTGAGAAGGTGGTACCCGAGAAAGTCGCCCGCATCATCTGGTTGCAGAATTTCCGACCGATGTTTGACGTTATGGGTTCCTGCCGATTGCAATGGGTGGAGCTTGGCATTGACCGCGACCTTTACGTCCCGCTCCTGGAAGCCATCACCGGCGTAAAGCGAACCTGGCAAGACCTGGAAGCCGTTGGGAATCGCATCTGGACCCTAACCCGCATGTATTGGCTGCGGGAGAACGATGGCTTTGATCGTCAATGGGACCTGCCATCCCCACGCTTTTATACCGAGCCTCCCAAGACCGGTGCAACAGCTGGGCAGATCACCAAATTTGAGGATGTCCAGCGCTTACTCGATATGTATTATGAACAACGCGGCTGGGATAGCCATGGTTTGCCCACCCCAGCCACACTAGACACACTCAACCTGACTGCCCTGGTGGCATAGTCAAATAAATCCGAGGTTCGAGGTCCAATAAAGACCTCGAACCTCAATTTTGGGAGTTTATGAGCGCAACCATCCGTCCACTGGGCATGTTGAAGACCTACATCGGCGATCTTAAAGAGACCTCCGTCGAAGCAGGTCGGACTGTGCGCGAGACGATCCACCATATTGGTATCAACCCCGAGCTGGTAGCTGGGGTGTTTGTAAACAACGAACAACAATCCAAGGATTATGTGGTCCAGGATGGGGATGTTATCAAGCTCCTGGCAGTTATCGGTGGTGGCTAAACCACCTGCCCCTTAATCACCTTTTACACAAAATTCATTAATTACATCCCACAGCACCGGTAAACCGCTTTCGATAAACGATACCGGCATTCGTTCGTCATGCCCATGAGCTAGCTTCAGGACAGCCATCCCAGGCGGTAGGATGCCTGGAGTGAAGCCGTATACTTTGATCCCAGCTTCCTGATACTGGCAGGCATCCGTGGCACCCGTCATCATCATCGGGATGACTAACCCCTGTGGGTCCATCTGGTGGGTGCGCTTTTCCAGCAATTTATACAATTGCGTATCTGTAGGGAATGCTGCCCCAGGGCTGGTATATACGATCTCCAGCTCAATCTTATCACCCAGGATGTGCTGAAGCTCAGCTTTTACCGTTTCTGGTGTTTGCCCTGGTACCAGTCGACAGTCTAACCCTGCCTCGGCTACCGACGGGATAACATTTACTTTGCTACCCGCCTGGAGTATGGTTGGTGAGACCGTATTGGTAACCAGAGCTCTTAGTAAGTCACCCGCTTCTCCTTTAATACGAGGTAAGAGCAAGCTGACCATCAAAGGCGAATGCAGGATCTTGATGAGAAAGCTGACGGGGAACTTCAATTGGACTGCTGCAGCATCCAGCATCTGCAATAAAGTCGGTGTAAGATGTACAGGTAAATGTCCCACACGTTTCAATTTATCAAGCGCCTGGGCCAGGAACAACACTGCGTTATCTGAGTGTGGCACGGACCCATGACCCGGTTTACCATGGGCGATCGCCCGCAACCAGCACATTGACTTTTCTGCCACCTGGATCGGATAGACCTTGTTTTTCCCAAAATAGACTGTCAGTGCCCCACCTTCTGTGAATCCATACTCCGCATCGATAAGATCACGGTGCTGAGTGACCAAGAACTTTGATCCATGATCAAACCCGGCTTCCTCGTCTGCGATGGCAGCCAGGATGATATCCCGTTTCAAAGGCACCTTCTGGCGGAATAGCTCCAGGAATACCTGCAGATACATGGCTAGAAAACCCTTCATATCCAGGGCCCCACGGCCCCATACCATCCCATCGATGATCTCGCCGCCAAACGGGTCGTGGCTCCACATGTCGCGCTCAACCGGCACCACATCCACGTGCCCGCTTAATAGCAGCGGCCGCTCAGAGCCATCCCCTTTGAGACGGGCTACCAGGTTTGCCCGGTTGGGGGCTGATTCGACGATTTTATAAGCTTCTTGAGGGAACCCTTCCTTATCCAGGATATCCTTGATAATTAAGATCGCAGGAAGCTCATTCCCGGGCGGGTTTATGGTTTGTTCTCGTAAAAGCCGCACAAGATGCGAGACAGTTTCTTCCGTTGCTTTTTTCCAATTGATGGTTTCTGACATGGTTTTGCCTCATTAATTGTTTGATGGTCTCATTCTTTTATCACCGGTGAGTAAGCTCGCAAGGAATGGATTTGGGTCAAGATCACCGCACCCAGGATCAGCCCACAGCCGACAAGCTGCACGGGCTGCATGGACTCACCCAGGAAGATAGCTCCGAAACTGGCTGCAAAGACCGCCTCCATGCTGAGCAGGATGGTTGCATCGGTTGGCGGGGAGTATTTCTGCCCCAACCCCTGCAAGGTATAGCCTACGGCGGTGGAGAGCAGCCCGATATAAAAAATTGTCCACCATCCGGAGCCCAATTCAAATGCCGGCACATTTGAATTTACCAATAAATTAATGGTTCCCGCGATAATGTACTGCCCGGCCGCGAAGGTGAGCAAATCCATATGGTGCACTGCCCGGCTAACCAGGATCAGGTGTAATGCCCATAGAACTGACCCTGCCATCACCAGGGCATCCCCAAGCGCTAAGCGCAGTGTGCCACCAGTGCTGAGCAGCAGGCTTCCGATAATGGCGATGAAAGCTCCCAGCCAGGCCAGGCGGTCAATTTTTTCTTTCCAAAATATCACCAGCAGGATGGGTACCAGCACGACATACAGGGTGGTGATGAATCCCGCGTTACCTGCTGTAGTGGTTTCCAGCCCGGCTTGCTGTAGCCCGGCAGCACCAAATAATAAGATCCCTCCCAGCAGCATAAAGGCGAATGATTTCCTATCCAGTGGGATTATGGGGGTGGATTTTTGATTTCTGTTGTATTGCCGGGATTTTTTTGCATAACGCAAGGGATTGAGCCCGCTAAAGGGTATCAGCACCAGCCCACCTAGCAAGAAACGCAATCCATTAAATGTAAATACATCAAAATACTGGGCAGCCACACGCTGTACGGCAAAGGCACTCCCCCATATCAATGCGACCAGCAGCAGCACAAGGTCAGCGCGGAAGCGGCTCATGGCTAAATTATCTCATGAAGCTGGTGATCTATCTGTGTTATCCTCGGTTTTTCAGCCAATCGATTAAACGGGTCGGACTCCAGGTATTAATTACGTCCTCAGCAGTGACCCAGCCCCGCCGTGCCGTGGCGACTCCGAAGTGCATCATCTCCATGTCCGCTTCGCTGTGGGCATCCGTGTTAATGGTCAGCTTAATCCCCATCTCGATCGCCCGCCTGGCATGCACATCGTCCAGGTCCAAACGGGAGGGATGGGCATTGATCTCCAATGCAATGCTCGCCTCCTTGGCTGCTCCCAGCACGGCCTCCATATCCAGGTCGGCCCCCTCCCGATCGGGCAGTAGCCTGCCTGTTGGATGGGGGATGATATCGACATTTGGATTTTGGATGGCTTTGACCATCCTTTCAGTCACCTTTTGACGTGGCTGGCGTAAGCTGGTGTGCAGTGCTGCAAATACGATATCCAGCTCAGCCAGTACTTCATCGGGATAATCCAGGCTGCCATCTGCCTTTATCTCCACTTCAGCACCACGCAGGATATGGATTTTGCCATCCAGCTCTTTTACTGCCTCATTGATCTCCAGGCGTTGCTTCCTGACATCCTCAGCTGTCATCCCTTGCACGATACCCAGGCTGGAGGTATGGTCAGTGATGGCCAGCAGCTTGTAACCCCTTTTGATGGCAGCCTCGGCCATCTGCTTGATGGTCAGCTTTCCATCACTCCAGGTTGTGTGAATCTGGAGATCAGCTTTTATGTCATCCAGCTCGATTAACTTAGGTAGTGTACCTTTGATAGCGGCCTGTACCTCACCTCGGTCTTCACGTATCTCAGGGGGAATAAAGGGCAAACCGAGGGTCTCGTATACCTGCGCTTCGCGTTCACAGGTGACCTCGCTGCCGTCTTTGCGCTGCAGGGAATGTTCTGACAATGAAAAACCTTTCTTTAAGGCGTATTCGCGCAGGCGCACATTGTGATCTTTCGAGCCAGTAGCATACACCAACGCCGTACCCCAATGCTCTGGCGGATGCACCCATAGCTGGGCTTGTAAGCCGTGGGTAAACTCAACACTGGATTTCGTCTCGCCTTTGCCTAATATCCGCGCTACATCTTTTCGGCTGGTAAAGGCATCCATGATTGCCCGTGAATCATTGGCTGCAGCCAGGATATCAATATCACCAACGGTTGCCCGCATCCTGCGCAGGCTTCCACCCAGCTCCACGGCTTTCACACCTGGGGCTTTGCGCAGGTAATCCATTAATTCCATGGCAAACGGCCAGGCTTTGCCGATCGGGATACGGTTCGAGCGCCTCCCCAGCGCTTCAATCCCTGCCAGCACCTTGGCTTCCGATTTTTCCCCCATCCCTGGCAGGGAACGCAACTTTCCAGCACGAGCTGCCTCTTCGAGCTGGCTTAAATTGGTGATGCCCAGCTCTTTCCAAAACATGGCTACCTTTTTCGGACCCAGGTCAGGCACTTGTAGTTCCTCTGCCAGGCTGGGTGGTACTTCCACTTCCAGTTTCTCCAAAAACCCAAGATGGCCGGTAGTGAGCAGCTCATCGATTTTCTCAGCGATAGCTTTACCCACACCATCCACCTCGGTGAGTTTCCCTTGTTTCCATACTTCATTAATATCCTGTCCCAGGTTACCCAGGCTGTCTGCTGCCTTACGGTATGCCAGGATCTTATAGATATTTTCACCCTTGATTTCCAACAGGTCAGCGATTGTTCGAAATGTATTGGCGAGTTCTTGATTGGTCATGGTTACCATCCAAAGTGTGTGTCTCTGTATGATGGGTAGGCAGTCTGAATTCTATCGTATTGCCACTTTTCACGATTCCAGAAATATAAAATACACATAATCCACCCCTTCTGCTAAAATTCTAATACTTTTATCAGCTTGTGGATAGGCTCAATTACGAATGGAAATCAATTATCTCTTGCGGGGATTGCTGATTGGCTTTTCGATTGCTGCCCCAGTTGGTCCGATCGGTATCTTGTGTATCCATCGGACACTTGCCTATGGCAGGATGTATGGCTTTCTTTCAGGCCTGGGTGCAGCCACCGCGGATGCGCTGTACGGCTGCGTGGCTGCTTTTGGGCTGTCCATCATCTCCGGTTTTCTGGTGCAACAACAGACCTGGTTGCAATTAATCGGTGGAGGTTTCTTGTGTTTTTTGGGAATCAAGACTTATTTAAAGAAGCCAGTAAAAAATAATCTCGTTGCTGAACCAGTCAGCAAGTTGAGTGCCTATGGATCGACATTTTTTCTCACCCTAACCAATCCGGTGACGATCCTGGCCTTCGCAGCCATCTTCGCCGGCTTGGGATTGGTTGGTGCTCAGGGGAATTACGTTACAGCGGGAGTGATGGTTTTAGGTGTGTTCCTGGGTTCAACTGCCTGGTGGTTAATCCTGAGCACTATCACCAGCCTGCTGAGAGACCGTATCAGCCCAACAGGGATTTTGTGGGTAAATCGGGTTTCTGGTTTGATCATCCTGGGGTTCGGGATCGCTGCCCTGGTGAGTGCATTCTCCAGAATCCTATAATCTCTTGAGATTTCTCGAGATGATTCTCGGATTACTTAACAGGTGCTTCACAGGGATTATACTTTACATAGATATTTCCCCATTCTTTGAGCATCCTGAATAGGTTGTGCTTTATCCGTTTATTGCAAATCTTTCTTTGTGTCTTCGCGATTCTCTTCGTCATCTCCCTGGCGTATGGATTGGTAAGTTAGTCCCAACAGCCAATCCTGCAGGTAAGTCTCGATATTCTCAAGCAGCTGAATTTTGCTGTTCAATGTGTTGATGAGCTCACGGCTGTCTGTTAAAACTTGCAGGCATCCGGACCTTGCTTCCTCTTCCACAATTTCTTGGCGGTCCATCAGCTCAACCAGCTGCCGTTCATCGATTTGTTGCAGCACCTGGTTGCTACCATATCCTTCAAGATTCAGACCATATCCCAATAAGATGATCGACAGTTGATTGATCACTTGGTTTAGGTCATCGTAGACCTGGGACTTACGCTTCATGGTTTCGCCCAAGATCTCTCGCAAGGCTTCCAGGCTCTGCGGCCCAGCAATCACCATCTCCTGGATTAATTCATGGATCGGTTCTGTCGAGCCATCCTCAATACAGCGAGTTAATACATCCCCTGCTTGTAGCCGGAAGTAAGCTTTTTCCACAATCGTATAAACGGACGATGGTGCCTTATTGCCCATAGATCTTCATTTCCTGGCAGATAGGGCAGGGGCATAAAGCTCTCAGGTAATGCCAGTTGTAGATACCAAATCGATGACCATCCTCCCACTTAATCGTTACCCCGTAAGACCCCACACCTTCTATTGTTGCCAGACGGGTCGCGGGTGTATCTTCTATGGGCATGTAAAAGACTTCGTTCGGAGGTTCTTCACTCATCTTGTCATGCCCACCGCGGCACACCTCACACGGGCAGGCATAGCGAACGAGCGCAAAAGGATACACGCTGATATGGCCATCATTCCACTCAACACTGATGTGCTTGTTTTTCTTGTCAGCTGTAATCCCAACAGGGTGTAGGGAATCCATATATTCCATATCATTATTAATATATAACGGATTTTCAATTCATGCAAATGTGTGGGATGAATCTGTTTTAATTTCTCTCAGGGATTTTGCACAACAGCCAGGTAATTCGCTACTCCCCATCCAGCTGCATTTTCGCTATATGGATCTTGAAGGTACCACCATATATATCCATCTGCTTCTACAGGACCATCTTTTACTATGAAGACCTCAGATTCCAATGCAATAAAGCGTACTTTGCTGGCTACGCTTGCTGATTCGTGCAGTCGTAAGCCATCGCCACCCGTCCCGCTCACTTGCACGTAGTTGCCAAGCGAAATATTAGCAGACGCAGTAGGCTCCAGACCGGGTGTTATAACAGATGTTGGTGTCTGCTTGGGTGCGATGGGTGTCGGCGTGGGTGCTTCGATCACCTTCAGGATTGCAGTCGCCGGGACGGGATTGCTGTCGGTCGCTTTCGCCGCCCATAGCGCGGCCACGAAGAAAGCGAACACAAGCAGGGCAAAGACGATCCCCCCCAGGATCACTTTAAGATTAAGCAAGACCCTCAATGACTTCATCAAGGAACCCTTATACAGGCATCAGGAAAAATGTCAATGCAAGGATAAGGTAGATCGCCAGAAGCTCAGCACCTTCCAGCCAGTTGGATTCACCATCTGCTGAAACGAGGGCCGCGATCAACACACCTGCAATCAAAGCGATCAGCTCGAGCTGGTTAAAAACCAGGGTCAATGGATTATTGAGGATTAAGCTGATAAATACCAATAACGGCGCCACAAAGAGGGCAATCTGCAGGCTGGATGCAATGGCAATCTCAACGCTGAGTGTCATCTTATTCTTAATCGCCATCTGCACTGCGACGATGTGCTCTGCAACATTGCCGATTATGGGGATGAAAATTAATCCTATAAAAAACTCTGAAATGCCCAGGGTGCTCACCACTGGTTCAATCACGCCAACCAGTACTTCTGACATGTATGCCACCCCAACAGTCGCTACAGCCAGGATAATAATGGCGGTTCTCAGGGACCATTTCCGTGGGGCAGCCCCATGGCTGGTTTCTTCTTCGACCATGGGCCCACCAACTGTTTTATAACTGTAAATCAACCCCAGGGCATACAATAGAATCATCACCGCAGCCACGCCCAGGCTGAGGGTCTCCACTCTTGGCTCTGGGGTATCGATATTTCCCAAATAATGGCTCAACAAGGAAGGGATCAGGAGGATGATCACCGAGAGCACAAGCATGATCGCGTTACTGCTGGCTTGTTTTCGGTTGAAGGTTTGCGTACCATGTTTCAGTCCACCAAATAGCATAGACATGCCAAGTACCAACAACAAATTACCCAGGATAGAGCCCGTGATGGAGGCTTTAACCAGCTCAAGGTAACCTGCTTTTATGGCCGTTATGGTGATGATCAGCTCAGCTGCATTTCCCAAGGTCGCATTCAGTAAGCCACCTATCCTGGGGTTGGTATGGAACGCCAGCACTTCGGTTGCTGACCCAATGTAACCTGCCAGAGGGATTATCGCAATCGCTGACAGGGCAAACACAGCAGTGGGTGACCAATGGAGTATCTCCCCAAGTACAGCAAAGGGCAATGCCAGGAGTAAGATCGCGATCGGGTTTTCTCGAATAAAGGCTGTCAGCTTTTTCATATGTCAACTACTTCTTATAGATTCGGTTAATTGAATAATTTCCTCGGGGTCTGTTCAGGAACCAGGATCTTCAATCGCTTCGGAATTACCTTGATCTCGACTGAATGTTCTTCACAAGCCAACGGTTCAGCATCAATCTGTATATACATGCGCGAGTCTGACCCGATCGTCAGGGTAGTAAATGGAATATTACGCACCTTTTCAGAATCCACATGTCTTCCAGCGTACAAGTCCCATGCCCGCTGTATCGTATCGCCCAGATTATCGCCTTCGAATAACCATAGATCCATGATCCCATCATCCAACAAAGCATCTGGTGAGACTTTTGCCAACCCTCCCGCATATAGGTGGATGTTGCTGATCAACGCTAGAAGGTAATGGCCGCTCATATTCAGGTGGTCTGCTGAGATATTTAGATTGACACCATGCCACACGCTGGCATGCCAGGCTGCGGAAGCCGCATACATGGTGTTAGCAAATAACTTTTCTCCCCTCGGGCGGGGCTCAATATGGTGAATTGCAAATGCGTCCAGTCCGACACCCGCCCACATTACAAACGGGATACCTGCGCACACCCCGATATCCGCTTCGCGCACGCTTGCCTTCGAAAGCCGGCGTGCACTTTCTTCCAGGGCCATCAAGCGCGTCCAGGTGATGCCAGGCAGTCCAAGTTCCTGGGCTAATACATTCGCTGTACCCGCTGGTAAAACCCCCAGTGCAGTATCACTACCAACCAGCCCGCGCATCGCCAGGTTGACTGTACCGTCACCACCAACAGCAAAAAAAGCATCCTTGCCTTCTGAGGCTGCCTGCTGTGCTAGCCTGGTGACGTGTTTAGGACCGTCTGCCATGGTCAGATGGATGATCCAGCCATTCTCATGCAAGACTTTTATGGCACGTTCAACTAGCAATCGTGATGGAAACCGGCCTGCATTGGGATTGTAGACCATGTCGGCGAAGCGCATCCAATCATTTTACCCGAATTTTCAATATCATTCATATTCGTGCTAGAATTATCGCCAGTATGAGTAATCTTGGACTCTTAAATAATCGTTATCAAATTGAAGGGCGGATTGGCTCGGGTGGTATGGCGGAAGTCTATCGCGCTCGCGACCTCATGCTGGAGCGTGCCGTAGCCATCAAACTGCTGCGCGAAGATTTTACTCACGACCTTGCTTTTCGCGAGCGTTTCAAGCAAGAAGCCAAGGCGGCCGCCAGTCTCTCTCATCCTAACATTGTGACCATCCATGATTTTGGGTTTGATGAACAGCAAGTATTTATCGTCATGGAATACATCCCTGGCACCGATTTGAAGTCAATCTTGGAAAGCCGGGGGATCTTGAGTGTAGAGGAAACCTTTCACCTCATCATCCAGGCCTGTGCAGGCATTGGTTATGCACATCGTGCAGGGTTAGTACACTGTGACGTAAAACCCCACAATATGATCGTCACACCTGACCAAAGGCTCAAAGTCACTGATTTTGGTATTGCCCGCGCCCTGGCATCCATCCAATCCCAGGAAGTGAATAATGTAGTCTGGGGATCGCCCCAGTATTTTTCTCCAGAGCAGGCAGCTGGTCGGCCGCCATCCCCTGCTTCCGACGTGTATGGGTTGGGGGTGGTCTTGTATGAAATGCTCACTGGCCGGCTGCCTTTCACCGCGGGCACCGCAGCAGAGCTTTCACGCATGCACCGCACTGCTGCTCCCACTCCGCCGATTGAATATAATCCTCTCATCCCTCCCAGCCTGGAGCAAGCCTGCCTTAAAGTCCTCTCGAAGGAACCTTCTTCACGCTATCGCACAGCCGATCAATTTGGCAGGGTACTGATTTCTTTACGCAATTCTCTGCAGGCATCACAGGCGGAAGTCGCGCCGACTGCAATAAATATTTCCTATGAAAGTGCACCTCAACCCGTCCTGCCTCGTAAATCGATATCAAGGACGCAGCCAACACCTGTCCCGCAACCCGATCCACAGCCTAGTTGGGAGCCTTCCTCTTCAGCATATGAGCCCACCCAAGCGCCCAAATATCCTTCAGGTACCCGGAATGCCTTGGATATCGATTGGGGAACCTGGGCTTTGGTGGTATTAATGGTCATTAGCCTGGGAGGCCTGATTCCATTTTGGGTATGGATTTACTTTTTATATAATCCACCGGGAAAGTGATCCTCATGAACCCTCCCTACCTGCTTGCGGCCTCAATCCTTTCCGCCGACTTTACCCAGCTCGGGCAGCAAATCGCACAAGCTGAACAGGCTGGTGCTGATTGGATCCATGTGGATGTGATGGATGGCCATTTCGTCCCCAACCTGACCATGGGGCCATTTATCGTAAAAGCATGCCGTAAGGCTACTTCGCTCCCCTTGGACGTCCATCTGATGGTTGAAAATCCCGACCAGTTCCTCGAGGCATTTGCTCAGGCAGGAGCAACGAACCTCAGTGTGCATGTTGAAACCTGCCCAAACTTGCACCGTACTTTACAAGCCATCCATGAGTTGGGGTGCAAAGCAGGAGTGGTGCTTAACCCAGCCACACCTGTAAGCCTGATCGAGACAGTCCTACCGATGATCGACCTGGTTTTGGTGATGAGCGTCGATCCGGGTTACTCAGGGCAGGCATTCCTACCCGAAGTATTGCCAAAGCTGGTCAATCTGGATGAAATTCTCAGGCGGGTCAATCCAACAGCTTATCTCGAGATCGATGGTGGGATAAACGCCGATACCCTGCCCCTGGCACTGAAAGCCGGGGCCAATGTTTTTGTGGCTGCCCATGCCATCTTTGATTACCCAACAGGGATCGCGGCTGGCATCCAACGCTTACGTACCCAATTCCAGAGTTAAAAAAAACAGTCACGGTCTGCACCGTGACTGTGTAAATCAGCGATCAATAATTTTTCAGGATGTTTTTACCAATGTGCGCAGGCATTTAGCACATAATACTTTGCGAACTTTTCTTCCATCCTCATAAACCGTCACAGATTGCAGGTTGGGACGAAAAGAACGCCGGGTGCTTTTATTCGACCATGGACGGTTCCGTCCAAAGGTAGTTGTTTTACCGCAGTGAGCACACTTTGCCATAGTTCACATCCTTTTCTGGTGCATTCGCCCGGGGGCCAGGTTAGGGCACTGGTCAAAAAAACTGCTTACGTATATAATGAAATTCACGCTATAATTACGTCTCAATTTAGGACTTGTCTTAAGCCCGCCAAGTTTACCACAGTTTGGATTTGATTACAAGCCAAAAAATTACCAAGATTGGGATTTTATCATATGAGGCCTGTTATGACAAATGAGAATACTCCCCTGGGACGAGTCACTGTATCTACTCGCGCCATCGCCACAATTGCCTACCAGGCTGCCAGGCAGTCTTACGGTGTTGTCGGTCTAACTTCCAAGAACCTCATGGAAGGGATCACCCAGGTCATCGTTAAAGACCCTACCCATGGGATTGAAGTAAAACACGATGATCAGAAAATCACCATTGATATCTATGTGATTATTGAATATGGCACGCGTGTGAAAGCGGTGGCAAATAGCGTCAGTAACACGATTAAATTTAATGTAGAAAAGGCCTTGGGAATGCCGGTTGACGAGGTCAACGTCCACGTACGCGGATTACGTGTCAGTGACACGGATTAGGTTTCCATCACTCTTATAGGTGCCATTCCCAGGAGCTCTTATTATGGATCTTGACCAAGACGTCCAAATATCGAAACAAACTTACCCCAACCAAAAATATCCCGTCGATGGGCAGGTATTTAAATTATTGATCGAATCCAGCCTGGCGTGGTTACGCACGAACCAGCAGGCTGTCAACGTGTTAAATGTATTCCCGGTTCCTGATGGTGATACAGGGACAAATATGGTCCTCACCATGCAGGCTGCCTGGGATGAAATCGCCAATTCCGCCGAGCATAATATTGGAAAGCTCGCCCACCAGGTGGCGCATGGTGCTTTGATGGGCGCGCGAGGAAATTCCGGCGTCATCCTTTCACAGCTGTGGCGTGGTTTCGCTCGTGCCCTCGATAACCTTGAGACCCTGGACGGCAACTTACTGGTTGCTGCACTCCACCAGGGTCGCAATACGGCTTACAAGGGTGTTGTTCGACCTGTCGAGGGTACGATTCTGACCGTGGCAAAAGACATCACCT is part of the Anaerolineales bacterium genome and harbors:
- a CDS encoding EamA family transporter, yielding MSRFRADLVLLLVALIWGSAFAVQRVAAQYFDVFTFNGLRFLLGGLVLIPFSGLNPLRYAKKSRQYNRNQKSTPIIPLDRKSFAFMLLGGILLFGAAGLQQAGLETTTAGNAGFITTLYVVLVPILLVIFWKEKIDRLAWLGAFIAIIGSLLLSTGGTLRLALGDALVMAGSVLWALHLILVSRAVHHMDLLTFAAGQYIIAGTINLLVNSNVPAFELGSGWWTIFYIGLLSTAVGYTLQGLGQKYSPPTDATILLSMEAVFAASFGAIFLGESMQPVQLVGCGLILGAVILTQIHSLRAYSPVIKE
- a CDS encoding DNA polymerase/3'-5' exonuclease PolX, whose translation is MVTMTNQELANTFRTIADLLEIKGENIYKILAYRKAADSLGNLGQDINEVWKQGKLTEVDGVGKAIAEKIDELLTTGHLGFLEKLEVEVPPSLAEELQVPDLGPKKVAMFWKELGITNLSQLEEAARAGKLRSLPGMGEKSEAKVLAGIEALGRRSNRIPIGKAWPFAMELMDYLRKAPGVKAVELGGSLRRMRATVGDIDILAAANDSRAIMDAFTSRKDVARILGKGETKSSVEFTHGLQAQLWVHPPEHWGTALVYATGSKDHNVRLREYALKKGFSLSEHSLQRKDGSEVTCEREAQVYETLGLPFIPPEIREDRGEVQAAIKGTLPKLIELDDIKADLQIHTTWSDGKLTIKQMAEAAIKRGYKLLAITDHTSSLGIVQGMTAEDVRKQRLEINEAVKELDGKIHILRGAEVEIKADGSLDYPDEVLAELDIVFAALHTSLRQPRQKVTERMVKAIQNPNVDIIPHPTGRLLPDREGADLDMEAVLGAAKEASIALEINAHPSRLDLDDVHARRAIEMGIKLTINTDAHSEADMEMMHFGVATARRGWVTAEDVINTWSPTRLIDWLKNRG
- a CDS encoding peptidase M20, whose product is MSETINWKKATEETVSHLVRLLREQTINPPGNELPAILIIKDILDKEGFPQEAYKIVESAPNRANLVARLKGDGSERPLLLSGHVDVVPVERDMWSHDPFGGEIIDGMVWGRGALDMKGFLAMYLQVFLELFRQKVPLKRDIILAAIADEEAGFDHGSKFLVTQHRDLIDAEYGFTEGGALTVYFGKNKVYPIQVAEKSMCWLRAIAHGKPGHGSVPHSDNAVLFLAQALDKLKRVGHLPVHLTPTLLQMLDAAAVQLKFPVSFLIKILHSPLMVSLLLPRIKGEAGDLLRALVTNTVSPTILQAGSKVNVIPSVAEAGLDCRLVPGQTPETVKAELQHILGDKIELEIVYTSPGAAFPTDTQLYKLLEKRTHQMDPQGLVIPMMMTGATDACQYQEAGIKVYGFTPGILPPGMAVLKLAHGHDERMPVSFIESGLPVLWDVINEFCVKGD
- a CDS encoding aldehyde ferredoxin oxidoreductase, with the translated sequence MNGYGGTILRVNLTDGKITKEPTPAQLARDFIGGRGFGIYFLFKEVPKHVDALGPENKLIISTGPLSGMLAPGGGKCDWTTKSPLTGGYADASMGGHFTAEMKYAGLDTIILEGISPKPVYLFIDNDKIQLLDAAAFWGKGAIDVEVELKHKYGEEYQVAAIGPGGENQVLYACINHDYGRQAGRGGVGAVMGSKKVKAIVLHGTKSVVVADPENYHKAGLALYKACKDAEGLAEWSRYGTTVVTSWCNEVGALPTRNFSAGSFEGIDQINGQAMRKEIVITDKGCFGCPSPCGKYSNMKRYNTQVEGPEYETIGLMGSNLGIADIQVVGEANRLADDMGIDSISAGSCIAWAMECYEKGILTKADTDGLELKFGNADAVFTLIKKIGHREGKLGELLALGVNRASQQVGQGSEKFAIHVKGMEQSAYATHNATAMLLAYMTCDVGAHHNRSWAITYDLQVGREKVVPEKVARIIWLQNFRPMFDVMGSCRLQWVELGIDRDLYVPLLEAITGVKRTWQDLEAVGNRIWTLTRMYWLRENDGFDRQWDLPSPRFYTEPPKTGATAGQITKFEDVQRLLDMYYEQRGWDSHGLPTPATLDTLNLTALVA